A genomic segment from Saprospiraceae bacterium encodes:
- a CDS encoding 1,4-dihydroxy-6-naphthoate synthase, producing the protein MKLSLGFSPCPNDTFIFDAMIHGKIDTEGLNFEVVMADVEELNQKAFAGELAITKLSFHAFAHLLETYTLLDAGSALGRNCGPLLIARQGLSLAQINEGPIAIPGKFTTANFLLNLAYPAAQNKHELLFSAIEQAVINEEVVAGLIIHENRFTYQQKGLIKIIDLGEYWESSTGMPIPLGGIVANRSLEPALLEKINRVMQRSVAFALQNPKAGLSFIRQYAQEMEEEVMYAHIGLYVNDFTYDLGQEGKAAVQYLFDKAVALGQIPAPSFPVFLHPIEKLV; encoded by the coding sequence ATGAAATTATCCTTAGGGTTTTCACCTTGTCCGAATGACACTTTCATTTTTGATGCCATGATCCATGGAAAAATCGATACGGAGGGCCTGAATTTTGAGGTGGTCATGGCGGATGTGGAGGAACTTAACCAAAAAGCCTTTGCCGGAGAACTGGCTATTACCAAACTAAGTTTTCATGCTTTTGCCCATTTATTGGAAACCTATACGCTCCTTGATGCAGGTAGTGCTTTGGGAAGAAATTGTGGCCCATTGTTAATTGCCCGACAAGGTCTTTCCTTAGCGCAAATCAATGAAGGACCTATTGCCATCCCAGGAAAATTTACAACGGCCAATTTTTTACTCAATTTAGCCTACCCCGCTGCCCAAAACAAGCACGAGCTGCTTTTTTCAGCGATCGAACAGGCCGTGATCAATGAGGAAGTCGTAGCAGGTCTGATCATTCATGAAAATAGATTTACCTACCAACAAAAAGGGCTTATTAAAATTATTGACCTTGGCGAGTATTGGGAAAGCAGTACGGGGATGCCCATTCCTTTAGGGGGAATAGTGGCGAATAGAAGCTTGGAGCCTGCCCTTTTAGAAAAAATAAATCGGGTGATGCAAAGAAGCGTTGCTTTTGCCCTACAAAATCCTAAGGCAGGACTTTCCTTCATCCGTCAATACGCCCAAGAAATGGAAGAAGAGGTGATGTATGCTCATATCGGATTGTATGTCAATGATTTCACCTATGACCTGGGCCAAGAAGGAAAAGCAGCTGTGCAATACCTATTTGACAAGGCCGTGGCCC
- a CDS encoding RluA family pseudouridine synthase — protein MLKLQVIYEDNHLIAVNKPAGWLVQGDITGDAPISDAVKAYIKEKYKKPGDVFLGVIHRIDRPVSGVVIFARTTKALTRMNKLFLEKGIKKTYLAITAIRPDPLSGHLTHYLVKDTNTNKAKAYDQPSNRIKDAKKSELKYELKGGLAGHHLLEIHPLTGRPHQIRVQLSKMGWPIRGDVKYGYPEPNADGSIHLHCKEMSFIHPVKNEPVRIVAKLPKDQIWGLFDIS, from the coding sequence ATGTTGAAACTACAAGTTATATACGAAGATAATCATCTTATTGCTGTAAACAAGCCAGCCGGTTGGCTTGTTCAAGGAGACATCACCGGGGATGCGCCTATCAGCGATGCGGTGAAAGCATATATTAAAGAAAAGTATAAAAAGCCAGGCGATGTCTTTTTAGGCGTTATCCATCGGATCGACCGTCCGGTTAGCGGGGTGGTTATTTTTGCCAGAACGACCAAAGCGCTTACCCGAATGAATAAACTTTTTTTGGAGAAAGGGATAAAAAAGACTTATCTGGCCATCACAGCAATACGGCCGGATCCACTTTCAGGTCATCTTACCCACTATTTGGTTAAAGATACGAATACGAATAAGGCCAAAGCGTATGACCAACCGAGCAACAGGATTAAAGATGCCAAAAAATCAGAATTAAAATACGAATTGAAAGGGGGCCTCGCTGGCCATCATTTGCTTGAGATCCATCCTTTGACTGGCCGTCCACATCAGATCAGGGTTCAATTATCAAAGATGGGTTGGCCAATCAGGGGGGATGTGAAATATGGCTATCCTGAACCCAATGCTGATGGCTCCATTCACTTGCATTGCAAAGAGATGTCTTTTATACACCCTGTGAAAAATGAACCAGTTCGCATTGTAGCGAAGCTACCCAAGGATCAGATTTGGGGGCTATTTGATATTTCATAG